One part of the Lathyrus oleraceus cultivar Zhongwan6 unplaced genomic scaffold, CAAS_Psat_ZW6_1.0 chrUn0001, whole genome shotgun sequence genome encodes these proteins:
- the LOC127110510 gene encoding uncharacterized protein LOC127110510: protein MDYTKKEEEENPKFSAFPFKPYSIQIDFMNALYQSLNQGGISMLESPTGTGKTMSVICSALQWVLDRRRQEEEEKAAGFVNGKSQGSDDEPDWLRDFVVKSNDKQFKEEKRKNKKEKFMTVLGKSDNDVKRSNNGDSKKKIDGVGDNEEEFLLEEYESEDEKAHGSSVVSKRKASISSFSSSSEDESNDDDEDGEEEKKFKVYFCSRTHSQLSQFVKELRRTVFADEMEVVSLGSRKNLCINKEVLAIGNSAGINERCLELQKKKKNDASKVKNLRVGTGAHRTKASSGCPMLRKHRLQREFGNEVSQQGPLDIEDLANLGRTMGTCPYYGSRSLVQKVDLVVLPYQSLLSKSSREALGLNLKSNIVIIDEAHNLADSLISMYDSKITLSQLENVHCHVEQYFVRFRNLLGPANRRYIQTLMVVIQEFLRVLLNEKDGNLIDSHRDIEQASEERKASDFTMSINDFLFELNIDNINLVKLLKYIKESHIMHKVSGYGEKLATLEKVSALNIAGEHGEDGSCRSAFQALADMLLSLVNKDSDGRIIISRSSSTSFRKQGQGYIKYVMLSAEKIFSEIVDEAHAVVLVGGTLQPIEETRERLFPSLPPNQLHFFSCGHIVPPESIMPIAVSRGPTGCSFDFSYSSRSSADMMRELGLLLCNLITVVPQGIVVFFPSFDYESRVYENWESSGILERITKKKRVFREPRNNMDVESVLKKYKDTIYTPSSVNSEVNQTSHTGAVLLAVVGAKLSEGINLSDGMGRCILMVGLPYASPSDIELLERIKHIDGFRNSKSLKNPAFSASYDVYGGDIQGGFGILRSCSYRGKEYYENLCMKAVNQSIGRAIRHINDYAAILLVDTRYASDSSKRSFNNPTTKLPNWIKDRLVSSKNYGEVHRLLSQFFKLKKTCCQ from the exons ATGGATTACACtaagaaagaagaagaagaaaaccCTAAATTCTCAGCATTCCCTTTCAAACCCTACTCAATCCAAATCGATTTCATGAATGCACTCTATCAATCTCTCAACCAAGGTGGCATCTCCATGTTAGAAAGCCCAACCG GTACTGGAAAAACTATGAGTGTGATCTGTAGTGCTTTGCAATGGGTACTCGATCGACGGCGAcaagaggaagaagaaaaagctGCAGGGTTTGTGAATGGGAAGAGTCAAGGTTCAGATGATGAACCTGATTGGTTGAGAGATTTTGTAGTAAAAAGCAATGATAAGCAATTCAAAGAGgaaaaaagaaagaataaaaagGAAAAATTTATGACTGTGTTAGGAAAATCTGATAATGATGTAAAAAGAAGTAATAATGGTGATTCAAAGAAGAAGATTGATGGGGTGGGTGATAATGAAGAGGAGTTTTTGCTTGAAGAATATGAGAGTGAAGATGAGAAAGCTCATGGTAGTAGTGTGGTATCTAAGAGGAAAGCGAGTATAAGTAGTTTTAGTTCTTCGAGTGAAGATGAGtctaatgatgatgatgaggatggTGAAGAGGAGAAGAAGTTCAAGGTTTATTTTTGTAGTAGGACGCATTCGCAGCTTTCGCAGTTCGTGAAGGAGTTGAGGAGGACGGTGTTTGCTGATGAGATGGAAGTTGTGAGTTTAGGTTCCAGGAAGAATCTTTGTATTAATAAAG AAGTACTTGCAATTGGAAACTCTGCAGGCATAAACGAGCGATGCTTGGAACtccaaaagaaaaagaaaaatgatgCGTCAAAAGTTAAG AACTTAAGAGTAGGTACAGGAGCACACAGAACAAAGGCCTCCTCCGGCTGTCCAATGCTTAGAAAACATAGACTGCAACGAGAATTCGGGAATGAGGTATCTCAACAAGGACCTTTGGATATTGAAGATCTTGCTAACCTTGGAAGAACTATGGGAACTTGTCCATACTATGGCTCTAGAAGTTTGGTTCAGAAAGTTGATCTTGTGGTCCTACCATATCAATCTCTTCTTTCAAAATCATCTCGTGAAGCACTTGGTCTAAATTTGAAATCCAACATTGTTATAATAGACGAGGCTCATAATTTGGCCGACTCACTCATCAGCATGTATGACTCCAAAATTACTTTGTCACAG CTAGAAAATGTGCATTGCCATGTCGAGCAGTACTTTGTGAGATTCCGAAACCTTTTGGGACCTGCTAATAGGAGATATATTCAAACTCTGATGGTCGTCATACAAGAATTTCTCCGAGTACTACTGAATGAAAAAGATGGAAATCTCATAGATTCACATCGTGATATAGAACAGGCTTCTGAAGAAAGGAAAGCCTCCGATTTTACTATGTCCATCAATGATTTTTTATTTGAACTAAATATAGACAATATCAACTTGGTCAAATTGCTAAAGTACATAAAGGAAAGTCATATCATGCACAAG GTTAGTGGCTATGGAGAAAAGCTGGCTACATTGGAGAAGGTATCAGCACTTAATATAGCAGGGGAACATGGTGAAGATGGAAGCTGTCGTTCTGCTTTCCAGGCATTAGCTGACATGTTGCTATCACTTGTAAATAAGGACAGTGATGGAAGGATAATAATTTCCAGGTCTAGTTCAACAAGCTTCAGGAAACAAGGTCAAGGATATATTAAATATGTTATGCTTAGCGCTGAGAAGATTTTCTCTGAG ATTGTAGATGAAGCACATGCCGTTGTGTTAGTCGGGGGAACACTTCAGCCAATAGAGGAGACAAGAGAGAGACTTTTTCCATCGTTACCACCAAATCAGTTGCATTTCTTTTCTTGTGGTCATATTGTCCCTCCTGAGAGCATTATGCCAATTGCAGTTTCCCGTGGGCCTACCGGCTGCTCCTTTGATTTTAGCTACAGCTCCAGGAGCTCAGCAGACATG ATGCGAGAACTAGGTCTTTTGTTATGCAACTTGATTACTGTGGTTCCCCAAGGAATTGTAGTTTTCTTCCCTTCTTTTGATTATGAAAGTCGAGTCTATGAAAACTGGGAGTCTTCTGGCATCCTCGAAAGGATTACAAAGAAGAAACGTGTCTTTAGAGAGCCTAGAAACAATATGGATGTTGAATCTGTTCTCAAAAAATACAAAGATACTATTTATACTCCATCAAGTGTGAATTCAGAAGTGAATCAAACATCTCATACTGGTGCAGTACTTCTTGCTGTTGTTGGTGCAAAGTTATCTGAAGGGATCAACTTGAGTGATGGAATGGGCCGGTGCATACTCATGGTTGGTCTGCCATATGCTAGCCCTTCTGACATTGAGTTATTGGAGAGGATAAAGCATATTGATGGTTTTAGAAATTCCAAGTCCCTTAAAAATCCTGCATTTTCTGCTAGTTATGATGTATATGGTGGAGATATACAAGGTGGTTTTGGCATATTAAGAAGTTGCAGTTACAGGGGAAAAGAGTATTACGAGAATCTCTGCATGAAGGCTGTAAATCAATCAATAG GTAGAGCAATTCGTCACATCAATGACTATGCAGCTATTTTATTGGTTGACACAAGGTATGCATCTGATTCCTCAAAAAGGAGCTTTAACAACCCAACCACCAAGCTCCCTAACTGGATAAAAGATCGCCTTGTTTCTTCTAAAAACTATGGGGAAGTGCATAGGTTGCTGAGTCAGTTTTTCAAACTCAAAAAGACATGTTGCCAATAG
- the LOC127110513 gene encoding uncharacterized protein LOC127110513, which produces MVQVRKTIHKTKSFFHKSLKNFRSFFSGGYQKLPRSLSFSPFLCNIDDAKACTSDQFYNEFYDLLQSDLSTMKVIGNNNNTKSMSQEPAMEDAAKNGNFVCIAKQNPQKSTRDVTEKAKMSKSSSSQSQLRKKGAHVLAQKMKELDMMDSGDLEHVLDIEEALHYYSRLKSPVYLDIVDKFFTEINSEFIVPQPSISFKNSKERLAPIQLLKR; this is translated from the coding sequence ATGGTGCAGGTAAGAAAAACCATTCACAAGACCaaaagtttctttcacaaaagTCTAAAAAATTTCAGGTCTTTTTTCTCTGGAGGGTACCAAAAACTTCCAAGATCTCTTTCCTTCAGTCCATTCCTTTGTAACATTGACGATGCAAAAGCTTGCACAAGTGACCAATTCTACAACGAGTTCTATGATCTCTTGCAGTCTGATCTCAGCACAATGAAGGTGATTGGTAACAATAACAACACCAAATCAATGTCACAAGAGCCTGCAATGGAAGATGCTGCGAAAAACGGAAACTTCGTGTGTATTGCAAAGCAAAATCCACAAAAGAGTACTCGTGATGTCACAGAAAAAGCAAAGATGAGCAAAAGTAGCTCGTCGCAATCACAACTGAGGAAAAAGGGAGCTCATGTCTTGGCACAGAAGATGAAGGAATTGGATATGATGGATTCAGGTGATCTTGAACATGTACTAGACATAGAAGAAGCACTTCACTACTATTCTCGCCTTAAAAGTCCGGTGTATTTAGACATTGTGGACAAGTTTTTCACTGAAATAAATTCAGAGTTCATTGTTCCACAACCCTCTATCAGCTTCAAAAACTCAAAGGAACGACTTGCTCCAATTCAATTGCTTAAAAGATAA
- the LOC127110512 gene encoding putative Peroxidase 48, which yields MLVFIQRNIFSRQLKEKKKMTPLILPKLSLMILVLCLLLSFDQHKHTTTTNTTTTFNFINTIPLHSFSSGSVSLSVINNHYPQSLLQYDFYRNSCPHAEGIVRSAIHQIHKTNPSLIPALIRLAFHDCFIQGCDASILLDDDDYNDSEKDSPPNGNLKGFDVIETIKSNLEEACPGIVSCADIVVLAARDCVVLAGGPFYPLNTGRRDGSNSFAGIATDELPSPFADLSQMLASFKSRGFDEREMVTLLGAHGIGVIHCNFFKNRLYNFSGTNEPDPSLDTEFLNVLRSRCNETDALSTSTSAYTSHTSPSSLIKEQQETTMDSEKSFSSSGMYASPSLIEEQHEITTDSESVSNFGMLYYRSLLHSKGILYADQQLMEEEKTKYWVHEYASNPSLFHQDFAMAMMKLSDLQVLTRPMGQIRRSCSKVA from the exons ATGTTAGTTTTCATCCAAAGAAACATTTTTTCCCGCCAATTGAAAGAGAAAAAGAAGATGACGCCATTGATATTACCCAAGCTCAGTCTCATGATTCTTGTACTATGCCTTTTACTCTCTTTCGATCAACACAAACACACCACCACCACCAACACCACCACCACATTCAATTTCATCAACACCATTCCCTTGCATTCTTTTTCCAGTGGTTCAGTTTCTTTATCCGTAATCAACAATCACTATCCTCAATCTCTTCTTCAATATGATTTCTACCGCAATTCGTGTCCCCACGCTGAAGGCATCGTTCGTTCTGCAATTCATCAGATTCACAAAACTAATCCTTCTTTGATTCCAGCTCTTATTCGTCTTGCTTTTCATGATTGCTTCATTCAG GGATGTGATGCTTCTATTTTGTTAGATGATGATGATTACAATGATTCAGAGAAAGATTCACCTCCCAATGGAAATCTCAAAGGATTTGATGTAATAGAAACCATAAAATCCAATCTCGAAGAAGCGTGTCCGGGAATTGTTTCTTGTGCTGATATCGTTGTACTAGCTGCAAGAGATTGTGTTGTTCTG GCAGGTGGTCCGTTCTATCCTTTGAATACAGGCAGGAGAGATGGTTCAAATTCTTTTGCTGGCATTGCAACAGATGAGCTTCCTTCACCCTTTGCTGATTTATCTCAAATGCTTGCCTCCTTCAAATCAAGGGGATTTGATGAAAGAGAAATGGTCACTCTCTTAGGTGCCCACGGCATTGGTGTGATCCACTGCAATTTCTTCAAAAACCGTCTCTATAACTTCAGCGGAACTAATGAACCTGACCCTTCTTTGGACACTGAATTTCTAAATGTACTAAGATCAAGATGCAATGAAACTGATGCATTGTCCACTTCAACATCAGCATATACTTCTCATACCTCACCTTCTTCCTTAATTAAAGAGCAACAGGAAACCACTATGGACTCTGAGAAATCTTTCTCAAGTTCCGGGATGTATGCCTCACCTTCCTTAATTGAAGAGCAACATGAAATCACTACGGACTCTGAATCTGTATCAAATTTCGGGATGTTATACTATCGCAGCCTGTTGCACAGTAAGGGAATCCTCTATGCTGATCAACAGCTAATGGAAGAGGAGAAAACCAAGTATTGGGTTCATGAATATGCATCTAATCCTAGTTTGTTCCATCAAGATTTTGCCATGGCAATGATGAAACTCTCGGATCTCCAGGTTTTGACAAGGCCTATGGGACAGATTCGACGCAGTTGTTCAAAAGTTGCATGA